One genomic segment of Streptomyces liangshanensis includes these proteins:
- a CDS encoding type I polyketide synthase: MTDDSPIAVIGMAVRLPGAEDTVDLSRMVTREDVEVDEVPASRWARELYRGEGRHQGTHHRGAFLQDPFSFDHDAFGMTPEDAVLLDPQQRLMLEVGARALEDAGYLGTRRRLDAGVFVGARMNSYGFDHGRGLSPDPSEEGPGPLAGGPVPAALWGRSQNFVASWLSDRFDLSGPSLVVDTACSSSLTAVWLACQSLRTGACEMAVVGAVDLLIDPLTFVLLSRTGALSKDGLCHTFDERANGYVPGEGAASLVLKPLAAARADGDLILGALTGVAVNNDGRTMGVTTPNLEAQVELLTKVYGKVDPSTVQYVEAHGTGTAIGDPIEVRALTEVFGKYGAGRGTVALGSLKRRIGHLHSASGLAGLAKIITCLRDGVLPATAVERPNPRLGLDASPFHLPATSRPWPEAAVRRAGISGFGFGGTNAHVVAEAVPGATAAGGTGSGPDGTVTARAVEVLTLSADSPDGLRELAAQWTAFLPSAADDLGNVCATARLARPHRAERLVVTGTDADALVTALRSRLLGSGVPGPRDPSYTVVVRPAEAAAPPAWLSALHRSHPSVRDVVARFEEASGLRLARFSGLLLRICAGVAAALALRDLGLPERAVDLPPGWGPVADFTRGRVTLEEALADVLSQENRAQDGTSAAGAPPGELCGRLARATDDRQVEAVFAAVAAEVHESGQDVDWTAFQADVAWAKRQLPFAQPRGGSLDLREPLRSPEPGSPTVLSTDTDTGTGEGAGYAFSRVFGPGEVPVAQHSVYRKIMLPGVAWFDFLRQGAELRGNTFHGVRDVLFHRPLIPSGAVRVECRVDGDGGFTVEEAGGAEPYVTGRFVTDPGPAPAPEPLDTLLPACSRLHAGSGLYRWLRRIGYHHGRYYRNISWVAALPGGGTLARIEGGRQRAMNPSGVRLFPGLLDSVTIAAIDPDNPVFGAEDASAFIPLSADRVLVHGSLDEAAYVRTEVAFWNEEACRVTQVVTDEAGRVLLVFGDIASKRVPLRAFGGDEEAGTPVVVREKGPDQHPEPERTPAPAEAPAETPAPPPAPVAVSPGVSSDVRRAAHSSPEARVLGWFLDLTGIPAEHADTEFLSAGFDSVGLVGLSERVTRENGVPLYPTVFFEYPTPRAFAAHLVGEAPEFVASLEHTRPAEPREAAPEPPPQEAAPAPQPPAPPVRRTPPAPAPVSAPTPFTGSPRDIAVVGAAIRVPTARTLDAYWSLLSEGRDTVRTPPADRRSHHGNAHGDDRPAAPPQASFLETVDEFDPAPFRISAREAPLIDPQARIVYETIWEALEDAGRLGDRARDSRTGLWIAYSHDHYHEERARHGVAAGRGLGLEAMIPNRLSYLMDWNGPSVVVNTLCSSSLVALHTALQHLRAGDIDTAVIGGVHAAISPEYFRSMGDLMALSPRHRCRAFDHSADGFVPGEGAAAIVLRRHEDAERAGDRVRGLVKGAAVNHGGRTTRYSAPSPRAQREVITAALADAGTGVTVDSIGMVEAHGTGTSLGDPIEVDGLTRAWRPHTDRAQFCAIGSLKSNIGHLEPAAGLAALVKVLLAMEHEEIPPTLHVTRPNDHIRFEDTPFYVADRPVPWARTDDGSPRRAALSAFGMGGVNAHVIIEEPPAIPVRERPARDSHVLRVSGATEQAVRTLASAYADALAARPDSALADFTLTANAGRSAQRHRVAVRGATAAELAARLREIGRGELPVSRQSNLAEPTAFLFTGQGSQYAGMGRGLYDAEPAFREAVDECAELAAPYTERPLLEVLFGAEPGVVDRTRFAQLGIVSVQVGLVRLLESWGIRPGAVLGHSVGELSAAWAAGVVSLADLMRLTAIRGRLMQDCPATGTMAVVHADADAVRAALADHPAVEIAAFNAPRAITVSGPTAALDAFCRATAHRTQRLTVSHAFHSAAMDGALAPFAEAVAGTKLSAPRVPLISTLSGDWHTEATVTDPSVWAESVRRPVLFAPGLARVHEAGTRAFWEIGPSPVLTTLGRACLPDPAVSWSHTLRRGHPDQEQLHTALVARHHQGHTDIAWDAVHRGGDGRVTTLPAYPFDRQRFWITGAAPAAAAPTPPAPTTSLRHSLPPTHPSFTPKKASATS, from the coding sequence GTGACCGACGACAGCCCGATCGCCGTGATCGGTATGGCCGTTCGGCTCCCCGGAGCCGAAGACACGGTGGACCTGAGCCGGATGGTGACGCGCGAGGACGTCGAGGTCGACGAGGTGCCCGCGAGCCGCTGGGCACGCGAGCTCTACCGGGGTGAGGGCCGGCACCAAGGCACCCACCACCGGGGGGCGTTCCTCCAGGACCCGTTCTCCTTCGACCACGACGCGTTCGGGATGACACCCGAGGACGCGGTCCTCCTCGACCCCCAGCAGCGTTTGATGCTGGAGGTCGGGGCCCGCGCCCTGGAGGACGCCGGCTACCTCGGTACCCGGCGCAGGCTCGACGCGGGGGTGTTCGTCGGCGCCCGGATGAACTCCTACGGCTTCGACCACGGCCGGGGACTGTCCCCCGACCCGTCGGAGGAGGGCCCAGGACCGCTCGCCGGCGGTCCGGTCCCGGCCGCCCTGTGGGGCCGGTCGCAGAACTTCGTCGCCAGTTGGCTCTCCGACCGCTTCGACCTCTCCGGTCCCAGCCTGGTCGTGGACACCGCCTGCTCCTCCTCGCTGACGGCGGTCTGGCTCGCCTGCCAGAGCCTGCGGACCGGCGCGTGCGAGATGGCCGTGGTCGGCGCGGTCGACCTGCTCATCGACCCCCTGACCTTCGTCCTGCTCTCCCGTACCGGCGCCCTGTCGAAGGACGGCCTGTGCCACACCTTCGACGAGCGGGCCAACGGCTACGTGCCGGGGGAGGGCGCGGCCTCGCTGGTCCTCAAGCCCCTGGCCGCCGCGCGGGCCGACGGCGACCTGATCCTCGGCGCGCTCACCGGCGTCGCGGTCAACAACGACGGCCGCACGATGGGGGTCACCACCCCCAACCTCGAAGCCCAGGTAGAGCTGTTGACCAAGGTGTACGGGAAGGTCGACCCGTCGACCGTCCAGTACGTCGAGGCACACGGCACCGGCACCGCCATCGGCGACCCGATCGAAGTGCGGGCGCTGACCGAGGTGTTCGGGAAGTACGGCGCGGGCCGGGGCACGGTGGCGCTCGGCTCGCTCAAGCGGCGGATCGGGCATCTGCACTCGGCGTCCGGCCTGGCCGGGCTCGCCAAGATCATCACGTGTCTGCGGGACGGCGTCCTGCCCGCCACCGCCGTCGAACGGCCCAACCCCCGGCTGGGGTTGGACGCGAGCCCCTTCCACCTGCCCGCGACGTCACGACCGTGGCCGGAGGCGGCGGTCCGGCGCGCCGGGATCAGCGGGTTCGGCTTCGGCGGCACCAACGCGCACGTCGTGGCGGAAGCCGTTCCCGGCGCGACGGCGGCCGGCGGGACCGGTTCCGGCCCGGACGGCACGGTGACCGCGCGGGCGGTGGAGGTCCTCACGCTGTCGGCGGACAGCCCGGACGGTCTGCGTGAACTGGCCGCGCAGTGGACGGCGTTCCTGCCGTCCGCCGCCGACGACCTCGGCAATGTCTGTGCCACCGCCCGCCTCGCCCGGCCGCACCGCGCCGAGCGCCTCGTGGTCACCGGGACCGACGCCGACGCGCTGGTGACGGCGCTGCGGTCGCGGCTGCTGGGGTCCGGTGTGCCCGGCCCGCGGGACCCGTCGTACACCGTGGTCGTACGGCCCGCCGAGGCGGCGGCCCCGCCCGCCTGGCTGTCGGCACTCCACCGCTCCCACCCGTCGGTACGGGACGTGGTGGCCCGCTTCGAGGAGGCCTCCGGGCTCCGACTCGCCCGTTTCTCGGGCCTGTTGCTGAGGATCTGCGCCGGGGTGGCCGCCGCGCTCGCCCTGCGGGACCTGGGACTTCCCGAGCGGGCCGTCGACCTGCCCCCGGGGTGGGGACCGGTCGCCGACTTCACCCGGGGCCGGGTGACGCTCGAAGAGGCGCTGGCCGACGTCCTGAGCCAGGAGAACCGGGCGCAGGACGGGACGTCCGCGGCGGGGGCGCCGCCCGGGGAGCTGTGCGGGCGGCTGGCGCGGGCCACGGACGACCGGCAGGTGGAGGCCGTGTTCGCGGCGGTCGCCGCCGAGGTCCACGAGTCCGGCCAGGACGTCGACTGGACCGCCTTCCAGGCGGACGTGGCCTGGGCGAAGCGCCAACTGCCCTTCGCCCAGCCGCGAGGGGGGTCGCTGGACCTCCGCGAACCCCTGCGCTCACCCGAACCCGGTTCACCGACCGTCCTGTCCACGGACACGGACACAGGAACAGGTGAGGGTGCGGGATACGCCTTCTCTCGCGTCTTCGGACCGGGTGAAGTGCCCGTCGCCCAGCACTCGGTGTACCGGAAGATCATGCTTCCGGGCGTCGCGTGGTTCGACTTCCTGCGCCAGGGAGCCGAGTTGCGGGGAAACACTTTCCACGGAGTGCGTGACGTCCTCTTCCACCGGCCGTTGATCCCGTCGGGGGCGGTGCGTGTGGAGTGCAGGGTGGACGGCGACGGCGGCTTCACGGTCGAGGAGGCCGGGGGAGCGGAGCCGTACGTGACCGGGCGGTTCGTCACGGACCCCGGTCCCGCGCCGGCGCCCGAACCGCTGGACACCCTGCTGCCGGCCTGCTCGCGGTTGCACGCGGGGTCCGGCCTCTACCGCTGGCTGCGCCGCATCGGCTACCACCACGGCCGCTACTACCGGAACATCTCCTGGGTCGCCGCGCTGCCGGGCGGCGGCACGCTGGCCCGCATCGAGGGCGGCCGCCAGCGCGCGATGAACCCGTCCGGCGTCCGGCTGTTCCCCGGACTGCTCGACAGCGTCACCATCGCGGCGATCGACCCCGACAACCCGGTGTTCGGCGCGGAGGACGCGAGCGCGTTCATCCCGCTGTCCGCGGACCGGGTGCTGGTCCACGGTTCGCTGGACGAGGCCGCGTACGTACGGACCGAGGTCGCCTTCTGGAACGAGGAGGCGTGCCGTGTCACGCAGGTCGTGACGGACGAGGCGGGCCGGGTCTTGCTGGTGTTCGGGGACATCGCGTCCAAGCGGGTGCCTTTGAGGGCCTTCGGCGGGGACGAGGAGGCCGGGACACCGGTGGTGGTACGGGAGAAGGGGCCCGACCAGCACCCGGAGCCGGAACGGACACCGGCACCGGCGGAGGCACCGGCAGAGACACCAGCACCTCCACCCGCACCGGTAGCTGTGTCGCCAGGCGTGTCGTCGGACGTGCGGCGCGCGGCGCACAGCTCGCCCGAGGCGCGGGTGCTCGGCTGGTTCCTCGACCTGACCGGGATCCCCGCCGAGCACGCGGACACCGAGTTCCTCTCCGCGGGCTTCGACTCGGTCGGCCTGGTCGGCCTGAGCGAGCGCGTCACGCGGGAGAACGGCGTCCCGCTCTACCCGACGGTGTTCTTCGAGTACCCGACGCCGCGCGCCTTCGCCGCCCATCTGGTCGGCGAGGCACCGGAGTTCGTGGCCTCGCTGGAGCACACCCGCCCGGCGGAACCGCGGGAGGCGGCGCCCGAACCGCCGCCGCAGGAGGCGGCGCCCGCACCACAACCACCAGCGCCCCCGGTCAGGAGGACACCCCCCGCTCCCGCGCCCGTCTCCGCGCCCACCCCGTTCACGGGCTCCCCCCGTGACATAGCCGTCGTCGGCGCGGCGATCCGCGTCCCGACCGCGCGCACACTCGACGCCTACTGGTCCCTCCTGAGCGAGGGCCGCGACACCGTCCGTACGCCCCCGGCCGACCGCCGGAGCCACCACGGCAACGCCCACGGCGACGACCGCCCCGCGGCACCGCCGCAGGCGTCCTTCCTGGAGACCGTCGACGAGTTCGACCCCGCGCCCTTCCGGATCTCCGCCCGCGAGGCACCCCTGATCGACCCGCAGGCCAGGATCGTGTACGAGACGATCTGGGAGGCGCTGGAGGACGCCGGCCGGCTCGGCGACCGCGCCCGGGACAGCCGTACGGGCCTGTGGATCGCGTACAGCCACGACCACTACCACGAGGAGCGGGCACGGCACGGGGTGGCGGCGGGACGCGGGCTCGGGCTGGAGGCCATGATCCCGAACCGGCTCTCGTACCTCATGGACTGGAACGGGCCGAGCGTCGTCGTCAACACCCTCTGCTCCTCCTCGCTCGTGGCCCTGCACACCGCGCTCCAGCACCTGCGCGCCGGTGACATCGACACGGCGGTGATCGGCGGGGTGCACGCCGCGATCAGCCCCGAGTACTTCCGCTCCATGGGCGACCTGATGGCCCTCTCGCCCCGGCACCGCTGCCGCGCCTTCGACCACTCCGCCGACGGGTTCGTACCGGGGGAGGGAGCCGCCGCGATCGTGCTGCGCCGCCACGAGGACGCCGAGCGGGCGGGCGACCGGGTACGGGGCCTGGTCAAGGGCGCCGCCGTGAACCACGGCGGCCGCACCACCCGGTACTCCGCACCCAGCCCGCGCGCCCAACGCGAAGTCATCACGGCCGCGTTGGCGGACGCCGGGACCGGGGTGACGGTCGACTCGATCGGGATGGTGGAAGCACACGGGACCGGCACCAGCCTGGGCGACCCGATCGAGGTCGACGGCCTGACCCGGGCCTGGCGCCCGCACACCGACCGTGCGCAGTTCTGCGCGATCGGCTCGCTGAAGAGCAACATCGGGCACCTCGAACCGGCCGCCGGACTGGCCGCGTTGGTGAAGGTCCTGCTCGCGATGGAGCACGAGGAGATCCCGCCCACTCTGCACGTGACCCGTCCCAACGACCACATCCGCTTCGAGGACACCCCGTTCTACGTCGCCGACCGGCCGGTGCCCTGGGCACGCACGGACGACGGGTCCCCGCGCCGCGCCGCGCTCAGCGCCTTCGGGATGGGCGGGGTCAACGCGCACGTGATCATCGAGGAACCACCCGCGATACCCGTGCGGGAGCGCCCCGCGCGGGACAGCCACGTCCTGCGGGTCAGCGGCGCGACCGAGCAAGCGGTACGGACCCTGGCCTCGGCCTACGCCGACGCGTTGGCGGCACGACCCGACAGCGCTCTCGCCGACTTCACCCTCACCGCCAACGCCGGCCGGTCCGCCCAGCGGCACCGGGTCGCCGTCCGCGGCGCCACCGCGGCCGAACTCGCGGCGCGCCTGCGGGAGATAGGCCGGGGCGAACTGCCCGTGTCCCGGCAGTCGAACCTCGCCGAGCCCACCGCCTTCCTGTTCACCGGGCAGGGCTCGCAGTACGCGGGGATGGGACGGGGGCTGTACGACGCCGAGCCGGCGTTCCGCGAGGCCGTCGACGAGTGCGCCGAGCTGGCGGCCCCGTACACCGAACGCCCCCTGCTCGAAGTGCTGTTCGGCGCCGAGCCCGGGGTGGTCGACCGGACCCGGTTCGCACAGCTCGGGATCGTGAGTGTGCAGGTCGGTCTGGTGCGGCTGCTGGAGTCGTGGGGGATCCGCCCCGGCGCCGTACTGGGCCACAGCGTCGGCGAGTTGTCCGCGGCCTGGGCGGCGGGAGTGGTCTCCCTCGCCGACCTGATGCGGCTGACGGCGATACGCGGCCGGCTGATGCAGGACTGCCCCGCGACGGGCACGATGGCCGTGGTGCACGCGGACGCCGACGCCGTACGGGCGGCCCTGGCGGACCATCCGGCCGTGGAGATCGCGGCGTTCAACGCGCCGCGCGCGATCACGGTGAGCGGCCCCACCGCCGCGCTCGACGCGTTCTGCCGGGCGACGGCCCACCGGACCCAGCGGCTGACCGTCAGCCACGCCTTCCACTCGGCCGCGATGGACGGGGCCCTCGCCCCGTTCGCGGAGGCGGTCGCCGGTACGAAGCTGTCCGCGCCGCGCGTTCCGCTGATCTCCACACTGTCGGGCGACTGGCACACGGAGGCCACGGTCACCGATCCGTCGGTGTGGGCCGAGTCCGTCCGCCGTCCGGTGCTCTTCGCACCGGGGCTCGCCCGGGTGCACGAGGCGGGGACACGGGCGTTCTGGGAGATCGGCCCGAGCCCCGTCCTGACCACCCTGGGGCGCGCCTGCCTGCCGGATCCGGCAGTCAGTTGGTCGCACACCCTGCGCCGGGGCCACCCCGACCAGGAGCAACTGCACACCGCGCTGGTCGCGCGTCACCACCAGGGTCACACCGACATCGCCTGGGACGCGGTCCACCGGGGCGGCGACGGGCGTGTCACCACCCTCCCCGCCTACCCCTTCGACCGGCAGCGCTTCTGGATCACCGGAGCCGCGCCCGCCGCGGCGGCACCGACACCACCGGCCCCCACGACCTCACTCCGGCATTCCCTGCCACCTACCCACCCGAGCTTCACCCCGAAGAAAGCGTCAGCGACATCATGA
- a CDS encoding DNA alkylation repair protein, with translation MSTEYGLKRHFNGDAARLLGGKIRAVHPAFDVDGYAAEVERLIPGKELKDRVLVLAEGLRSRLPEDYVEAVGILVSILEDELAEGEGMFNVSWFLMPVARFVEEYGLDHPEVSLDALVEITKRHTAEYAIRPFIERHYDVTMSRMPAWVTDPSHNVRRMASEGTRSRLPWARTLTLFVKDPAPVLAVLEPLRSDPSEYVRKSVANNLNDISKDAPGLALATALRWTEESPTPETAWIVRHGLRTLVKKGDQTALAILGATGGEHIKVPELRLTPGTLTLGDTFVLRAEIENTDTRAHSVAVDYVMHLVRKNGRTIPKVFKLSTLELAPGERRTLEKAHTIKEIQTRAYYPGEHLVDLQVNGRVLATDRFDLEL, from the coding sequence ATGAGCACCGAGTACGGACTGAAGCGGCACTTCAACGGCGACGCGGCTCGCCTCCTCGGCGGAAAGATCCGCGCGGTCCATCCGGCGTTCGACGTCGACGGCTATGCCGCCGAGGTCGAACGGCTGATTCCCGGCAAGGAACTGAAGGACCGCGTCCTGGTCCTCGCCGAGGGCCTGCGCAGCCGGCTCCCCGAGGACTACGTCGAGGCCGTGGGCATCCTCGTCTCCATCCTTGAGGACGAACTCGCCGAGGGCGAGGGGATGTTCAACGTCAGCTGGTTCCTGATGCCGGTCGCCCGGTTCGTCGAGGAGTACGGCCTCGACCACCCCGAGGTGTCCTTGGACGCGCTGGTCGAGATCACCAAGCGGCACACGGCGGAGTACGCGATCCGGCCCTTCATCGAGCGGCACTACGACGTGACGATGAGCCGCATGCCCGCGTGGGTCACCGACCCGAGCCACAACGTCCGGCGCATGGCCAGCGAGGGCACCAGGTCGCGGCTGCCCTGGGCCCGCACCCTGACCCTCTTCGTCAAGGACCCCGCCCCGGTGCTCGCGGTGCTCGAACCCCTGCGCAGCGACCCCTCCGAATACGTCCGCAAGTCCGTCGCGAACAACCTCAACGACATCTCGAAGGACGCGCCCGGCCTCGCCCTGGCCACCGCCCTGCGCTGGACCGAGGAGAGCCCCACCCCCGAGACGGCGTGGATCGTCCGGCACGGCCTGCGCACCCTCGTGAAGAAGGGCGACCAGACCGCGCTCGCGATCCTCGGGGCCACCGGGGGAGAACACATCAAGGTCCCCGAACTCCGTCTCACCCCGGGCACGTTGACGCTCGGTGACACCTTCGTCCTGCGCGCCGAGATCGAGAACACCGACACCCGCGCGCACAGTGTGGCCGTCGACTACGTGATGCACCTCGTCCGCAAGAACGGCCGCACGATCCCGAAGGTCTTCAAGCTCTCCACCCTCGAACTGGCCCCGGGGGAACGCAGGACGCTGGAGAAGGCCCACACGATCAAGGAGATCCAGACCCGCGCCTACTACCCGGGCGAGCACCTCGTCGACCTCCAGGTGAACGGCCGGGTCCTGGCCACCGACCGATTCGACCTAGAGCTGTGA